From a single Miscanthus floridulus cultivar M001 chromosome 8, ASM1932011v1, whole genome shotgun sequence genomic region:
- the LOC136477754 gene encoding uncharacterized protein isoform X2, whose amino-acid sequence MFVREEWESEISSVMQMSTDPNNYGNLKYSAPLAVEWSYLELQMLNDGLNKYANEPGIMKYIKIAAMLPDKTVRDVAMRCQWMAARKEATRRRKPEEHYPGKKTKDRKDKMAEPSSWGTNPPVQTEMRSSSFIPQNAKNNGFISGDSQIDRGMLNILEENARLLNQIEVNILTSQAYNNIDLFHHARRNINGLQQSMSQIPGIMSKMPPLPVSVDERLASYILPRAPMVQVLGSSHLKEEPRVW is encoded by the exons ATGTTCGTGAGGGAGGAGTGGGAGAGCGAAATTTCTTCTGTTATGCAGATGTCAACAGATCCTAACAACTATGGG AACCTCAAGTATAGTGCACCCTTGGCTGTGGAGTGGTCCTATCTGGAGCTGCAAATGTTGAATGATGGCCTCAACAA GTATGCAAATGAACCAGGAATCATGAAGTACATAAAGATAGCAGCCATGTTACCAGACAAGACAGTAAGAGATGTTGCCATGAGATGCCAATGGATGGCAGCG AGAAAAGAAGCTACAAGACGACGGAAACCTGAAGAACACTATCCTGGAAAAAAGACAAAAGATAGGAAG GATAAAATGGCTGAGCCGTCATCATGGGGTACCAATCCTCCTGTTCAGACTGAGATGAGATCTTCCTCATTTATTCCTCAGAACGCCAAAAACAATGGATTTATCTCTGGAG ACTCTCAAATTGACCGTGGAATGCTAAATATATTGGAAGAAAATGCTCGACTACTCAATCAAATAGAAGTAAATATTTTAACATCACAG GCTTATAACAACATTGATCTTTTCCATCACGCAAGAAGGAACATCAATGGTCTTCAACAAAG CATGAGCCAAATTCCCGGAATAATGAGCAAGATGCCCCCATTGCCTGTTTCGGTGGATGAAAGGCTAGCTAGCTACATACTCCCTCGTGCTCCTATG
- the LOC136477754 gene encoding uncharacterized protein isoform X1 yields the protein MFVREEWESEISSVMQMSTDPNNYGVFPHSFCNQHVVSFQTSSITSGSGAIPVCLDTSSGTNGNMAMLNTTSSTIVSTGSPNMISDSSCQNLKYSAPLAVEWSYLELQMLNDGLNKYANEPGIMKYIKIAAMLPDKTVRDVAMRCQWMAARKEATRRRKPEEHYPGKKTKDRKDKMAEPSSWGTNPPVQTEMRSSSFIPQNAKNNGFISGDSQIDRGMLNILEENARLLNQIEVNILTSQAYNNIDLFHHARRNINGLQQSMSQIPGIMSKMPPLPVSVDERLASYILPRAPMVQVLGSSHLKEEPRVW from the exons ATGTTCGTGAGGGAGGAGTGGGAGAGCGAAATTTCTTCTGTTATGCAGATGTCAACAGATCCTAACAACTATGGGGTATTTCCACATTCATTCTGCAACCAACATGTGGTTTCCTTTCAGACGAGTTCAATTACCAGTGGATCAGGAGCCATACCAGTTTGTCTAGACACTTCCAGTGGAACGAATGGCAATATGGCGATGTTGAACACTACATCTTCAACAATTGTATCCACTGGTTCACCAAACATGATTTCTGATTCTTCTTGCCAGAACCTCAAGTATAGTGCACCCTTGGCTGTGGAGTGGTCCTATCTGGAGCTGCAAATGTTGAATGATGGCCTCAACAA GTATGCAAATGAACCAGGAATCATGAAGTACATAAAGATAGCAGCCATGTTACCAGACAAGACAGTAAGAGATGTTGCCATGAGATGCCAATGGATGGCAGCG AGAAAAGAAGCTACAAGACGACGGAAACCTGAAGAACACTATCCTGGAAAAAAGACAAAAGATAGGAAG GATAAAATGGCTGAGCCGTCATCATGGGGTACCAATCCTCCTGTTCAGACTGAGATGAGATCTTCCTCATTTATTCCTCAGAACGCCAAAAACAATGGATTTATCTCTGGAG ACTCTCAAATTGACCGTGGAATGCTAAATATATTGGAAGAAAATGCTCGACTACTCAATCAAATAGAAGTAAATATTTTAACATCACAG GCTTATAACAACATTGATCTTTTCCATCACGCAAGAAGGAACATCAATGGTCTTCAACAAAG CATGAGCCAAATTCCCGGAATAATGAGCAAGATGCCCCCATTGCCTGTTTCGGTGGATGAAAGGCTAGCTAGCTACATACTCCCTCGTGCTCCTATG